The Bacteroidota bacterium genome has a window encoding:
- a CDS encoding Panacea domain-containing protein produces the protein MTPAPDISLDREKLKALVHYVCHRAPEDRLGKTKLNKILYYSDIEAYVALGAPITGEVYVKHQYGPVSAHIDEVLEELKAEQALAIAEASGFHVYSGQRYRQYRYVSLRRPSVQSFTADEIAIVEETLDDICQNYTAREISEASHGLVWQSARIGEELPYYTAFSHFVGEINPDDVRWADQHLASRR, from the coding sequence ATGACGCCTGCCCCGGACATATCGCTCGACCGAGAGAAGCTGAAGGCGCTCGTGCACTACGTCTGCCACCGTGCCCCGGAGGACCGGCTGGGCAAGACGAAGCTGAACAAGATTCTCTACTACTCGGACATCGAGGCCTACGTCGCGCTCGGCGCACCGATCACGGGCGAGGTCTACGTCAAGCACCAATACGGCCCCGTCTCGGCTCACATCGACGAGGTGCTGGAAGAGTTGAAGGCGGAGCAGGCGCTCGCCATCGCCGAGGCATCAGGCTTCCACGTCTACTCCGGGCAGCGGTACCGGCAGTACCGCTACGTCTCACTGCGCCGCCCGAGCGTCCAGTCGTTTACGGCAGACGAGATCGCGATTGTGGAGGAGACCCTGGACGACATCTGCCAGAACTACACGGCGCGCGAGATCAGCGAAGCCTCGCACGGGCTGGTCTGGCAGAGCGCCCGGATCGGGGAGGAGCTACCCTACTACACAGCGTTCAGTCACTTCGTCGGGGAGATCAACCCGGACGACGTGCGCTGGGCAGACCAGCATCTTGCGAGCCGGAGGTAG
- a CDS encoding ChaN family lipoprotein encodes MRVLVLFLAFAAGAIAQPYRAYTATGDSVSVEAVAEAMTEAEVVFLGEQHDDAVAHALQFRLLRAVDSLAQAQGRPLVLALEMFERDVQGVLDEYLAGLVRERDFLAAARPWGNYETDYRPLVEYARERGLPVVASNAPHRYVSRTSRLGSESLDVLSAEAKATLPALPVAPASAALDAEFTAVMQGMMGHGSAHTPPADSAGSDSTKAPAASVAAPVHGGAMAMPTMANMLAAQNLRDVSMAGAIADALDADSSALVVHVNGTFHSEGGLGIPEHLARLRPGTRVLLVTMKPRDTFPAFDPTAFRTDGTGFVVVTDPAGQ; translated from the coding sequence ATGCGCGTCCTCGTGCTCTTCCTCGCCTTCGCCGCCGGAGCCATCGCCCAGCCGTACCGCGCGTACACCGCCACCGGCGACTCGGTCTCGGTCGAGGCCGTCGCTGAGGCGATGACCGAGGCGGAGGTCGTCTTCCTGGGCGAGCAGCACGACGACGCGGTGGCGCACGCGCTCCAGTTCCGCCTCCTCCGGGCAGTCGACTCGCTCGCCCAGGCGCAGGGCCGCCCGCTCGTGCTCGCGCTCGAGATGTTCGAGCGCGACGTGCAGGGCGTGCTCGACGAGTATCTCGCCGGGCTGGTCCGCGAGCGCGACTTCCTCGCCGCCGCCCGGCCGTGGGGCAACTACGAAACCGACTACCGCCCGCTTGTCGAGTACGCCCGTGAGCGCGGCCTTCCGGTCGTGGCCTCGAACGCGCCGCACCGCTACGTCAGCCGGACCTCACGTCTCGGCTCCGAATCCCTCGACGTACTCTCAGCCGAGGCGAAGGCGACGCTGCCGGCGCTGCCCGTCGCTCCGGCGTCGGCCGCGCTCGACGCCGAGTTCACGGCGGTGATGCAAGGGATGATGGGCCACGGCTCGGCACACACGCCCCCCGCCGACTCGGCCGGTTCGGACTCCACGAAAGCTCCTGCTGCCTCGGTGGCTGCGCCGGTGCATGGCGGGGCGATGGCGATGCCGACAATGGCGAACATGCTCGCCGCGCAGAACCTCCGCGACGTGTCGATGGCCGGGGCGATTGCCGACGCGCTCGACGCGGATTCGAGCGCGCTCGTGGTCCACGTCAACGGGACGTTCCACAGCGAGGGCGGCCTCGGCATCCCCGAGCACCTCGCCCGGCTGCGGCCCGGCACGCGCGTGCTCCTCGTCACGATGAAGCCCCGCGACACCTTCCCCGCCTTCGACCCCACGGCCTTCCGCACCGACGGCACCGGCTTCGTTGTGGTCACCGACCCGGCGGGGCAGTAG
- a CDS encoding sigma-54 dependent transcriptional regulator: MSPRALIIDDNEDILTAVRLLLGGRGFDVTTATSPDALPALLREEAFDAILLDMNFQRDASSGKEGLHWLDRILTFDPAAAVVMITAYGDVDLAVRAMKRGALDFVTKPWQNEKLVATISAAARLRRTRAEAERLRAQRDALGDDLDGRLGEIIGQSAAMQAVFETVRKVAPTNANVLILGENGTGKELVARALHRFSGRADEVFVGVDLGALSESLFESELFGHVKGAFTGADDDRAGRFEVATGGTLFLDEIGNIPPVQQQKLLTVLQQREVTRVGSAAARPVDIRLVSATNRPIYESVREGTFRQDLLYRINTVEVRLPPLRERDGDLGLLAEHFAGVYARKYDKPVAGLSEAALEKMEGYTWPGNVRELQHTVERAVILSDTSTLQPADLMFSAPSDDSLDAERGEALLALESFDLEAVEREVIRKALSKHGGNISRAAEALGLTRKSLYRRIEKYGL, translated from the coding sequence GTGTCCCCTCGCGCCCTCATCATCGACGACAACGAGGACATCCTCACCGCCGTCCGCCTCCTCCTCGGCGGGCGCGGCTTCGACGTCACCACGGCGACCTCGCCCGACGCGCTCCCGGCGCTCCTCCGCGAGGAGGCCTTCGACGCGATCCTGCTCGACATGAACTTCCAGCGCGACGCCTCGTCCGGCAAAGAAGGCCTGCACTGGCTCGACCGCATCCTGACGTTCGACCCGGCGGCGGCGGTCGTGATGATTACGGCCTACGGCGACGTGGACCTCGCGGTGCGGGCGATGAAGCGCGGGGCCCTCGACTTCGTGACGAAGCCGTGGCAGAACGAGAAGCTCGTCGCCACGATCTCGGCGGCGGCCCGGCTCCGGCGGACGCGCGCCGAGGCGGAGCGACTCCGCGCCCAGCGCGACGCCCTCGGCGACGACCTCGACGGCCGGCTCGGCGAGATCATCGGCCAGAGCGCGGCGATGCAGGCCGTCTTCGAGACCGTCCGCAAGGTCGCCCCGACGAACGCCAATGTCCTCATCCTCGGCGAGAACGGGACCGGCAAGGAGCTCGTCGCCCGCGCCCTCCACCGCTTCTCAGGCCGCGCCGACGAGGTCTTCGTCGGGGTCGACCTCGGCGCGCTCTCGGAGAGCCTGTTCGAGAGCGAGCTCTTTGGCCACGTCAAGGGGGCCTTCACCGGGGCCGACGACGACCGGGCGGGCCGCTTCGAGGTGGCAACGGGCGGGACGCTCTTCCTCGACGAGATCGGCAACATCCCGCCGGTGCAGCAGCAGAAGCTCCTCACCGTACTCCAGCAGCGCGAAGTCACGCGCGTCGGCTCTGCGGCGGCGCGGCCGGTCGACATCCGCCTCGTCTCGGCAACGAACCGGCCGATCTACGAGTCGGTCCGGGAGGGCACGTTCCGGCAGGACCTCCTCTACCGGATCAACACGGTCGAGGTCCGGCTCCCGCCGCTGCGCGAGCGCGACGGCGACCTCGGCCTCCTCGCCGAGCACTTCGCCGGAGTCTACGCCCGGAAGTACGACAAGCCGGTCGCCGGACTGTCCGAGGCGGCCCTTGAGAAGATGGAGGGCTACACCTGGCCCGGCAACGTCCGTGAACTCCAGCACACCGTCGAGCGCGCCGTGATCCTCTCCGACACGTCGACGCTTCAGCCGGCCGACCTGATGTTCTCCGCCCCGTCCGACGACAGCCTCGACGCCGAGCGCGGCGAGGCGCTCTTGGCCTTGGAGTCGTTCGACCTCGAAGCCGTCGAGCGCGAGGTGATCCGCAAGGCGCTCTCGAAGCACGGCGGCAACATCAGCCGCGCCGCCGAGGCCCTCGGCCTGACGCGCAAGTCGCTCTACCGCCGGATCGAGAAGTACGGGCTTTGA
- a CDS encoding HlyD family efflux transporter periplasmic adaptor subunit — MPDDRTSKPTTSASQNGILSQPIGSRSGGGEGVDRRVEKKTWTPKRIALVAGVLALVALVAWAFLSQRGGRRYNVEADRLTISTVERGTFQEYVSVTGSALPIRTIYLDAVVGGQVQERYAEEGAVVQAGQPLVRLSNDNLTLQTLGNEAQLTEQINNIRNTRLALDQNELNLRQQLTQLEYDRTRLRREYERNRDLFSQRVIAEREFEEVRDEYEYTQQRLELTRQGYRQDSLARALQLAQMSGQLARLQQNLALVQQAMDNLVVRAPIAGQLSALDAEIGASRPAGSRIGQIDDLDGVKVRVPIDEHYIARVAPGQRGQVTVSGATYTLDVAKVFPEVVNGRFEVDMEFAGAVPDVRRGQSLRIRLELGESAEALLLPRGGFFTTTGGNWVYVLTGGGGEAVQRPIRLGRQNPQFFEVAEGLQPGDRVVTSGYDTFGDADRLVLK; from the coding sequence ATGCCCGACGACCGGACCTCGAAACCGACGACCTCTGCGTCGCAAAACGGTATCCTCTCCCAGCCCATCGGTTCGCGCTCCGGTGGCGGTGAGGGGGTGGACCGCCGCGTCGAGAAGAAGACGTGGACGCCGAAGCGGATCGCGCTCGTCGCTGGGGTGCTCGCGCTCGTTGCACTCGTCGCGTGGGCCTTCCTTTCGCAGCGCGGCGGGCGGCGCTACAACGTCGAGGCCGACCGGCTGACGATCTCGACCGTCGAGCGCGGGACGTTCCAGGAGTATGTCTCCGTCACCGGCTCCGCGCTCCCGATCCGGACGATCTACCTCGACGCCGTCGTCGGCGGGCAGGTCCAGGAGCGGTACGCCGAAGAGGGGGCGGTCGTCCAGGCGGGCCAGCCGCTCGTCCGGCTCTCGAACGACAACCTGACGCTCCAGACGCTCGGCAACGAGGCGCAGCTCACCGAGCAGATCAACAACATCCGCAACACCCGCCTCGCCCTCGACCAGAACGAACTCAACCTCCGCCAGCAGCTCACCCAGCTCGAGTACGACCGCACCCGGCTGCGCCGCGAGTACGAGCGCAACCGCGACCTCTTCAGCCAGCGCGTGATCGCCGAGCGGGAGTTCGAGGAGGTCCGCGACGAGTACGAGTACACGCAGCAGCGCCTCGAACTGACGCGGCAGGGCTACCGCCAGGACTCGCTCGCGCGCGCACTCCAGCTCGCCCAGATGAGCGGCCAGCTCGCCCGGCTCCAGCAGAACCTCGCGCTCGTCCAGCAGGCGATGGACAACCTCGTCGTCCGCGCCCCGATCGCGGGCCAACTCTCGGCGCTCGATGCCGAAATCGGGGCGAGCCGCCCGGCCGGGTCCCGGATCGGGCAGATCGACGACCTCGACGGGGTCAAGGTCCGCGTGCCGATCGACGAGCACTACATCGCCCGCGTCGCGCCGGGCCAGCGCGGGCAGGTGACCGTCAGCGGCGCAACCTACACGCTCGACGTCGCGAAAGTCTTTCCCGAAGTCGTGAACGGACGGTTCGAGGTGGACATGGAGTTCGCCGGCGCTGTGCCGGACGTGCGGCGCGGCCAGAGCCTCCGCATCCGCCTCGAGCTCGGCGAGTCGGCCGAGGCGCTCCTGCTCCCGCGCGGCGGCTTCTTCACGACGACGGGCGGCAACTGGGTCTACGTCCTCACCGGCGGCGGCGGCGAGGCCGTGCAGCGCCCGATCCGCCTCGGCCGCCAGAACCCACAGTTCTTCGAGGTCGCCGAGGGCCTCCAGCCCGGCGACCGCGTCGTCACCTCGGGCTACGACACCTTCGGCGACGCCGACCGCCTCGTGCTGAAATGA
- a CDS encoding transposase, translated as MEDRRATHNLLVVGYLQHGVVVPLAWRALGKRGSSHQTERIALLTALFERSPPERVAALLGDREFIGKDFLGWLDRRGVCFVIRARKNAWLECVGSGVASGVAYQAAPLFALLRDGGRRRLRGKWQVYGTACFVTATRRDGSVWVLISNRCPNRAEVLYRQRWQIETMFGVLKGRGFDLEATHLAAPERIERLFGVLAVALVWVLSVGRWRVLVRPARRASHGRPRRSLFRTGLDGLTRLLVHGESRQLRRTFQVLSCT; from the coding sequence GTGGAAGACCGCCGGGCAACGCACAACCTGCTCGTCGTCGGCTACCTCCAGCACGGCGTGGTCGTGCCGCTGGCGTGGCGCGCGCTCGGCAAGCGCGGATCGAGCCACCAGACCGAACGCATCGCCTTGCTCACGGCGCTCTTCGAGCGCTCGCCGCCCGAGCGCGTGGCGGCCCTGCTCGGCGACCGCGAGTTCATCGGCAAAGACTTCCTCGGCTGGCTTGACCGGCGCGGGGTCTGCTTCGTGATCCGGGCGCGCAAGAACGCCTGGCTCGAGTGCGTCGGCTCAGGCGTAGCCTCAGGCGTAGCCTACCAAGCGGCCCCGCTGTTCGCGCTGCTCCGGGACGGTGGTCGGCGGCGTCTGCGCGGGAAGTGGCAGGTCTACGGGACCGCGTGCTTCGTGACGGCCACGCGCAGAGACGGCTCAGTGTGGGTGCTGATCTCGAACCGCTGTCCCAACCGGGCCGAGGTGCTCTACCGTCAGCGCTGGCAGATCGAGACCATGTTCGGTGTGCTCAAGGGCCGAGGCTTCGACCTGGAGGCGACGCACCTAGCAGCCCCGGAGCGCATCGAGCGTCTGTTCGGGGTGCTCGCCGTCGCGCTGGTGTGGGTGCTCTCGGTGGGCCGGTGGCGAGTGCTCGTGCGCCCGGCGCGTCGCGCCTCGCATGGTCGCCCTCGCCGTTCGCTCTTCCGCACGGGCCTCGATGGCCTGACGAGGCTGTTGGTTCACGGTGAATCAAGACAGCTACGCCGCACCTTCCAAGTTTTGTCGTGTACTTAG
- a CDS encoding ATP-binding protein yields MTAPPRLRRLLRRYRVQLALRLVALCATVGAAVWLAAAGPATWIGVTVLAVLAGLWQAWALVRYTERTPRDLLRFLEAIRYDDLSLTVPARGQGPMFEAIADRFAEVSDAFRQLRTEREEQAQVLQTVVRHVGVSLIAFRADGEVILFNRAAKRLLGRPRLRHVSGLAPLGSRLVETLPALGSGERTLVRVERSDRVLDLAVHAAQFRLAGEPHTLVSLQDIRSELEEKEMEAWQQLTRVLTHEIVNSVAPIASLAATANQLLHRNGEAEVPLGDAREALQTIERRSQGLIHFVESYRSLTKIPKPTFALFPIADLFANVRTLLRTSMAEQGVALVVEVVPPTLELAADEELIEQVLINLLLNAMQALAGQPDARITLRARVGETGQVMIEVQDNGPGIEPEARERIFVPFFTTKTTGSGIGLSLSRQILRLHGGTLTVRSEPGIETAFILRF; encoded by the coding sequence ATGACGGCCCCTCCCAGGCTCCGCCGGTTGCTCCGCCGCTACCGCGTCCAGCTCGCGCTCCGCCTCGTGGCGCTGTGCGCGACGGTGGGAGCGGCGGTGTGGCTCGCCGCTGCGGGGCCGGCGACGTGGATCGGGGTGACGGTGCTCGCGGTGCTCGCCGGGCTGTGGCAGGCCTGGGCGCTCGTCCGCTACACCGAGCGCACGCCGCGCGACCTCCTCCGCTTCCTGGAAGCGATCCGCTACGACGACCTCTCGCTGACGGTCCCGGCGCGCGGCCAGGGGCCGATGTTCGAGGCCATCGCCGACCGCTTCGCCGAGGTCTCCGACGCTTTCCGGCAGCTTCGCACCGAGCGCGAGGAGCAGGCGCAGGTGCTCCAGACCGTCGTCCGGCACGTCGGCGTGTCGCTGATCGCGTTTCGGGCGGACGGCGAGGTGATCCTCTTCAACCGGGCAGCGAAGCGGCTCCTCGGGCGGCCCCGCCTCCGGCACGTCAGCGGCCTCGCCCCGCTCGGCTCGCGGCTCGTGGAGACGCTGCCCGCCCTCGGCTCCGGCGAGCGCACTCTCGTCCGTGTCGAGCGCAGCGACCGCGTGCTCGACCTCGCCGTCCACGCCGCGCAGTTCCGTCTCGCCGGCGAGCCCCACACGCTCGTCTCGCTCCAGGACATCCGCAGCGAGCTCGAAGAGAAGGAGATGGAGGCATGGCAGCAACTCACGCGCGTACTCACCCACGAGATCGTCAACTCGGTCGCGCCGATTGCCTCGCTCGCGGCGACGGCCAACCAACTCCTGCACCGCAACGGAGAAGCCGAGGTGCCGCTCGGCGACGCCCGCGAGGCGCTCCAGACCATCGAGCGGCGGAGCCAGGGGCTGATCCACTTCGTCGAGTCCTACCGCAGCCTCACCAAGATCCCGAAGCCAACCTTCGCGCTCTTCCCCATTGCCGACCTCTTCGCCAACGTGCGGACGCTCCTGCGGACCTCGATGGCCGAGCAGGGCGTCGCGCTCGTGGTCGAGGTCGTCCCCCCGACGCTGGAGCTGGCCGCCGACGAGGAGCTGATCGAGCAGGTGCTGATCAACCTCCTGCTCAACGCGATGCAGGCGCTCGCCGGGCAGCCCGACGCCCGCATCACGCTCCGGGCCCGCGTCGGCGAGACAGGGCAGGTGATGATCGAGGTGCAGGACAACGGGCCAGGGATCGAGCCCGAGGCGCGCGAGCGCATCTTCGTCCCGTTCTTCACCACCAAGACGACGGGCAGCGGGATCGGCCTCAGCCTGAGCCGTCAGATCCTCCGGCTCCACGGCGGCACGCTCACCGTCCGCTCCGAGCCGGGCATCGAGACCGCCTTCATCCTCCGCTTCTGA
- a CDS encoding TIGR01458 family HAD-type hydrolase: MLHPDLAGVRGLLLDLDGTLYASGAPIPGAIETVRALAEAGIPFRYVTNTTSRCRADVAAKLDAFGFPSSEALIVSPPHAAARLLRERGASAHLLVPDATRPDFDGIPTSDESPDAVVLGDLGTNWTFEALNRAFRLVHAGADLVALGRTRYWQTDGGLQLDVGAFVAALEYATGKDVTVVGKPEPQFFLDAVADLGLDPSDVALVGDDAETDVRAAQRAGLTGVLVRTGKFREADLGGAPKIDLVLDSVADLLG, encoded by the coding sequence ATGCTCCACCCCGACCTCGCCGGCGTTCGCGGCCTGCTCCTCGACCTCGACGGGACACTGTACGCCTCTGGTGCTCCCATCCCTGGGGCCATCGAGACGGTGCGAGCGCTGGCCGAGGCGGGCATCCCGTTTCGCTACGTCACGAACACCACCTCGCGCTGCCGCGCCGACGTGGCGGCGAAGCTGGACGCCTTCGGGTTTCCCTCTAGCGAGGCGCTCATCGTCAGCCCGCCCCACGCGGCGGCGAGGCTCCTCCGCGAGCGCGGCGCGAGCGCCCACCTCCTCGTCCCCGACGCGACGCGGCCCGACTTCGACGGCATTCCGACGAGCGACGAGTCGCCGGACGCCGTCGTGCTTGGCGATCTCGGGACGAACTGGACGTTCGAGGCCCTGAACCGCGCGTTCCGACTGGTCCATGCCGGGGCCGACCTCGTCGCGCTCGGGCGGACGCGCTACTGGCAGACCGACGGCGGGCTGCAACTCGACGTGGGCGCGTTTGTCGCAGCGCTCGAATACGCCACGGGCAAAGACGTCACCGTCGTCGGCAAGCCCGAGCCGCAGTTTTTTCTCGATGCCGTCGCAGATCTCGGGCTGGACCCATCGGACGTCGCGCTCGTCGGCGACGACGCAGAGACCGACGTGCGCGCCGCGCAGCGGGCCGGGCTGACCGGCGTGCTCGTCCGCACCGGCAAGTTCCGCGAGGCCGATCTAGGCGGCGCGCCGAAGATCGACCTCGTGCTAGACTCCGTCGCCGATCTGCTCGGCTGA
- a CDS encoding DEAD/DEAH box helicase has translation MVYKAVIDLTQKAQDAKRKQQAQERFQEPDPALPPVDVADLPEAVADGVRGAGWAGLMPVQQRAIPYMLDGQDLIVQARTGTGKTGAFLLPLLDLLDPHEKAMQALVLGPTRELAKQILAEFDRMNAEQPEAERLHAVAVYGGVGYGPQIDAFKQGAQLVVGTPGRVLDHLEKGTLRLDSLRILILDEADEMLSMGFYPAMKKLQRYLPRERQSYMFSATMPFKVQRVGEEFLDKPGFLTLSSGRVHVDAMDHRSYKVNAMDKDRALVSLIEMENPDAAIIFANTRREVEYLAAFLRNFGHDAAEISSDLTQKAREKVMARLRSGELRFLVATDVAARGIDISDLSHVFMYDIPQDREYYIHRAGRTARAGKTGVAISIVTQETERVLDDIAKKYDIDLDKRDLPTDAEIAERVGQRLVVLLEERLRERTRMERERMQRFVPLAQRLIADEEPELLAMLLDEVYHESLHASASVSEAQERQEPRPKGRDSRGRSRGRR, from the coding sequence ATGGTATACAAAGCCGTCATCGACCTGACGCAGAAGGCGCAGGACGCCAAGCGCAAGCAGCAGGCCCAGGAGCGGTTCCAGGAACCCGACCCCGCCCTCCCGCCCGTAGACGTGGCCGATCTCCCCGAGGCCGTCGCCGACGGCGTGCGCGGCGCGGGGTGGGCGGGCCTGATGCCGGTCCAGCAGCGCGCGATCCCCTACATGCTCGACGGCCAGGACCTGATCGTCCAGGCGCGCACCGGGACGGGCAAGACGGGTGCCTTCCTCCTCCCGCTCCTGGACCTCCTCGACCCGCACGAGAAAGCGATGCAGGCCCTCGTGCTCGGCCCGACGCGGGAGTTGGCGAAGCAGATCCTCGCCGAGTTCGACCGGATGAACGCGGAGCAGCCGGAGGCCGAGCGGCTCCACGCGGTCGCGGTCTACGGCGGGGTCGGCTACGGGCCGCAGATCGACGCCTTTAAGCAGGGCGCCCAACTCGTCGTTGGGACGCCGGGGCGCGTCCTCGACCACCTCGAAAAGGGAACGCTCCGCCTCGACAGCCTCCGCATCCTCATCCTCGACGAGGCCGACGAGATGCTCTCGATGGGCTTCTACCCGGCGATGAAGAAGCTCCAGCGCTACCTCCCGCGCGAGCGCCAGAGCTACATGTTCTCGGCGACGATGCCGTTCAAGGTGCAGCGCGTCGGCGAGGAGTTCCTCGACAAACCGGGCTTCCTCACCCTGTCGTCCGGCCGCGTCCACGTCGACGCGATGGACCACCGCTCGTACAAGGTGAACGCGATGGACAAGGACCGCGCGCTCGTCAGCCTGATCGAGATGGAGAACCCGGACGCGGCGATCATCTTCGCCAATACCCGCCGCGAGGTCGAGTACCTCGCCGCATTCCTGCGCAACTTCGGGCACGACGCGGCCGAGATCTCGTCGGACCTCACGCAAAAAGCCCGTGAGAAGGTCATGGCCCGCCTCCGCTCGGGCGAGCTCCGGTTCCTCGTGGCGACCGACGTGGCCGCGCGCGGGATCGACATCTCGGACCTCTCGCACGTCTTCATGTACGACATCCCGCAGGACCGCGAGTACTACATCCACCGCGCCGGCCGGACCGCCCGCGCCGGCAAGACCGGCGTCGCCATCAGCATCGTCACCCAAGAGACCGAGCGCGTCCTCGACGACATCGCCAAGAAGTACGACATCGACCTCGACAAGCGCGACCTCCCGACCGACGCCGAGATCGCCGAGCGGGTCGGGCAGCGGCTGGTGGTGCTCCTCGAGGAGCGCCTGCGCGAGCGGACGCGGATGGAGCGCGAGCGGATGCAGCGCTTCGTCCCCCTCGCCCAGCGCCTGATCGCCGACGAGGAACCGGAGCTCTTGGCGATGCTCCTCGACGAGGTCTACCACGAAAGCCTCCACGCCTCGGCCTCGGTGTCCGAGGCGCAGGAGCGCCAGGAGCCGCGCCCGAAGGGACGAGATTCACGCGGTCGTAGTCGCGGACGGCGGTAG
- a CDS encoding Zn-dependent hydrolase, with protein MRLSLCLSLCLLTFAACADTPDLEADPDATASDVEMTMQQRLDQYTPVRLTTDIELTENERAMIPLLIEASDAMDEVFWMQAYGDRDELLGRLDGPAREYAMINYGPHDRLDGDGGFLPSVGDKPLGANFYPADITKEELEAAAEDNPELLSLYTMVERDADGNLVAVPYHEAFAAQHQLAAEKLREAADLAEDPGLGRYLRLRADALLTGDYQPSDLAWMDMKDNTIDFVVGPVETYEDRLMGAKAANEAYVLVKDKAWSERLARYATLLPELQRGLPVPDEYKQEEPGSNADLGAYDVVYYAGDANAGSKTIAVNLPNDEEVQLQKGSRRLQLKNAMRAKFDQILEPIADELIVPEQRQHVTFDAFFANTMFHEVAHGLGIKNTLDGSQTVREAIQEHASALEEGKADVLGLYMIQALHADGEVGGELMDNYVTFLASIFRSTRFGASSAHGQANLIRFNYFLENGAFSRNEVGRYQINEDRVGAVVDMLSEQILRFQGDGDYDSVAAFIEAYAQIGPDLQNDLDRLQEAQIPVDIVFEQGADVLGL; from the coding sequence ATGCGCCTCTCCCTCTGCCTGAGCCTCTGCCTCTTGACCTTCGCCGCCTGCGCCGACACCCCCGACCTGGAAGCCGACCCGGACGCAACCGCCTCGGACGTCGAGATGACGATGCAGCAGCGCCTCGACCAGTACACCCCGGTCCGCCTCACGACCGACATCGAGCTGACCGAGAACGAGCGGGCGATGATTCCGCTCCTCATCGAAGCCTCGGACGCGATGGACGAGGTCTTTTGGATGCAGGCCTACGGCGACCGCGACGAACTCCTCGGCCGCCTCGACGGCCCGGCGCGGGAGTACGCGATGATCAACTACGGCCCCCACGACCGGCTCGACGGCGACGGGGGGTTCCTGCCCAGCGTGGGGGACAAGCCGCTCGGCGCGAACTTCTACCCGGCCGACATCACGAAGGAGGAACTCGAAGCCGCCGCCGAGGACAACCCGGAGTTGCTGAGTCTCTACACGATGGTCGAACGCGACGCCGACGGTAACCTCGTCGCCGTGCCTTACCACGAGGCCTTCGCCGCGCAGCACCAGCTCGCCGCCGAGAAGCTACGCGAAGCCGCCGACCTTGCCGAAGACCCAGGCCTGGGGCGCTACCTCCGCCTCCGCGCCGATGCCCTCCTCACGGGCGACTACCAGCCGAGCGACCTCGCGTGGATGGACATGAAGGACAACACGATTGACTTCGTCGTCGGGCCGGTCGAGACCTACGAGGACCGGCTGATGGGGGCGAAGGCGGCCAACGAAGCCTACGTCCTCGTCAAGGACAAAGCCTGGAGCGAGCGCCTCGCCCGCTACGCCACGCTCCTGCCCGAGCTTCAGCGCGGCCTCCCCGTCCCGGACGAGTACAAGCAGGAGGAGCCTGGCTCGAACGCCGACCTCGGGGCCTACGACGTGGTCTACTACGCCGGCGACGCGAACGCGGGCTCGAAGACGATTGCCGTCAACCTCCCGAACGACGAAGAGGTGCAGCTTCAGAAGGGCTCGCGGCGGCTCCAGCTCAAGAACGCAATGCGGGCCAAGTTCGACCAGATCCTCGAGCCGATTGCCGACGAGCTGATCGTCCCCGAGCAGCGCCAGCACGTCACCTTCGACGCCTTCTTCGCCAACACGATGTTCCACGAGGTCGCCCACGGCCTCGGGATCAAAAACACGCTCGACGGCAGCCAGACGGTCCGCGAGGCCATCCAGGAGCACGCGAGCGCGCTCGAAGAGGGCAAGGCTGACGTGCTCGGGCTCTACATGATCCAGGCGCTGCATGCCGACGGCGAGGTCGGCGGCGAGCTGATGGACAACTACGTCACCTTCCTCGCCTCGATCTTCCGCTCGACCCGCTTCGGTGCCTCGTCCGCACACGGGCAGGCGAACCTGATCCGGTTCAACTACTTCCTCGAAAACGGCGCGTTCTCGCGCAACGAGGTCGGGCGCTACCAGATCAACGAGGACCGCGTCGGCGCGGTCGTGGACATGCTCAGCGAGCAGATCCTCCGCTTCCAGGGCGACGGCGACTACGACAGCGTCGCGGCCTTCATCGAGGCGTACGCCCAGATCGGGCCGGACCTGCAGAACGACCTCGACCGCTTGCAGGAGGCGCAGATCCCCGTAGACATCGTATTCGAGCAAGGCGCTGACGTACTTGGCCTGTGA